A region of Campylobacter armoricus DNA encodes the following proteins:
- a CDS encoding carbon-nitrogen hydrolase family protein, whose protein sequence is MSSIVALQFPTLALSESRLDYYLKAAKESGANLVVLGEYVLNSFFSELKSMPKSMIKEQSQSKKASLIKLAKKYDLNIIAPFISVENDGLKKLCLKVGPQNVKVYEQQILMPYAHWNEEKFFNNKKTDKLKLFAFTHEGLKCALLFGFEAHFDIFWQMIMKKKIDLVIIPTASTFESNQRWLELLKTRAFLNSTSILRVNRIGNLKQENEWKFYGDSFFINAFGEVQEQLGDQEEMLVVEVSKVNEARNLWAFDKIIKNY, encoded by the coding sequence ATGAGTAGTATTGTCGCTTTACAATTTCCAACTTTGGCTTTGAGTGAATCAAGACTTGATTATTATTTAAAGGCAGCTAAAGAAAGTGGTGCAAATTTAGTAGTTTTAGGTGAGTATGTTTTAAATAGCTTTTTTAGTGAGCTTAAGAGCATGCCAAAAAGTATGATTAAAGAACAAAGCCAAAGTAAAAAAGCAAGTTTGATAAAACTTGCTAAAAAATATGATTTAAACATCATAGCTCCATTTATTAGCGTGGAAAACGATGGTTTGAAAAAATTATGCTTAAAAGTAGGTCCGCAAAATGTAAAAGTATATGAACAGCAAATTTTAATGCCTTATGCACACTGGAACGAAGAAAAATTTTTTAACAATAAAAAAACTGATAAACTTAAACTTTTTGCTTTTACTCATGAAGGGCTAAAATGTGCTTTGCTTTTTGGTTTTGAAGCTCATTTTGATATCTTTTGGCAAATGATTATGAAAAAAAAGATAGATTTAGTTATTATCCCTACAGCTAGTACTTTTGAGAGTAATCAAAGATGGCTAGAGCTTTTAAAAACTAGAGCTTTTTTAAACTCAACAAGCATTTTAAGGGTTAATCGCATAGGCAATTTAAAGCAAGAAAATGAGTGGAAATTTTATGGAGATAGCTTTTTTATCAATGCTTTTGGAGAAGTACAAGAACAACTTGGCGATCAAGAAGAAATGCTTGTAGTAGAAGTTAGTAAAGTAAATGAAGCTAGAAATTTATGGGCTTTTGATAAGATTATTAAAAATTATTAA